Proteins co-encoded in one Neodiprion lecontei isolate iyNeoLeco1 chromosome 3, iyNeoLeco1.1, whole genome shotgun sequence genomic window:
- the LOC107222885 gene encoding COP9 signalosome complex subunit 1 isoform X2: protein MPLPIHAEVFQNAMEPMQVDAPTEDNDNTEEEPYIVENPTLDLEVYANSYTGLAKLYRLIYIADHCPTLRLEALKMAITYVMTTYNTGIYQTLHKKLQEAIGTPGLPDIAAQSTSQDIPAIDHMWLESKSKKAALKLEKFDTDLKNYKSNSIKESIRRGHDDLGDHYLDCGDLSNALKCYSRARDYCTSGKHVVNMCLNVIKVSVYLQNWSHVISYVTKAENTPDFSEVHGKDNNQAVITKLKIAAGLAELTTMKYKMAARHFLQASLDHCDCPELLSPGNVALYGGLCALATFERNELQKQVIFSSSFKLFLELEPQLRDIIFQFYNSKYASCLKLLDEIKDNILLDMYIAPHVNSLYTQIRNRALIQYFSPYLSADMRRMATAFNRTVSALENELMQLILEGQIQARIDSHNKILYAKDVDQRSTTFEKSISVGKEYQRRTRMLILRAAMLKHRIHVKGQARDTTQGGELSVAPGNSSIVSRN, encoded by the exons ATGCCACTGCCGATACACGCTGAGGTGTTTCAG AATGCAATGGAGCCAATGCAAGTTGACGCACCAACTGAAGACAATGACAATACAGAAGAGGAACCATACATTGTAGAAAATCCCACGCTG gatTTAGAAGTCTATGCGAACAGCTATACAGGACTAGCAAAACTGTACAGGTTGATCTATATCGCAGATCATTGTCCGACACTGCGGTTGGAAGCATTGAAAATGGCGATAACTTATGTGATGACAACATATAACACAGGAATCTATCAAACTCTGCATAAAAAGCTGCAGGAGGCAATCGGCACGCCTGGACTGCCTGATATAGCAGCACAGTCGACATCCCAAGACATACCGGCAATCGATCACATGTGGCTAGAGTCTAAGTCGAAGAAGGCGGCCCTGAAATTAGAGAAATTTGATACCGATCTAAAGAACTATAAGAGTAATTCAATCAAGGAAAGTATTAGGAGAGGTCACGACGATTTGGGTGACCATTACCTCGACTGTGGCGATCTCAGCAATGCGCTTAAGTGTTATTCGCGAGCACGCGACTATTGTACCAGTGGTAAACATGTCGTTAACATGTGCCTTAATGTCATCAAGGTATCTGTCTATCTTCAAAACTGGTCCCATGTCATCAGTTATGTTACCAAAGCTGAGAACACGCCTGACTTTTCCGAAGTTCACGGCAAGGACAACAATCAGGCTGTCATCACCAAACTTAAAATAGCTGCTGGACTCGCAGAGCTCACtacaatgaaatataaaatggCGGCGCGACACTTCCTCCAGGCTTCACTGGATCACTGCGACTGCCCTGAGCTCCTCTCTCCAGGCAATGTTGCTCTCTACGGAGGACTTTGTGCCCTTGCTACTTTCGAAAGAAACGAGCTTCAAAAGCAAGTCATATTTAGCAGCTCGTTCAAATTGTTCTTGGAGCTCGAACCTCAACTTAGAGATATTATCTTCCAGTTTTACAACTCAAAGTATGCCTCATGTTTGAAATTGTTGGATGAGATAAAGGACAACATTTTACTTGATATGTACATAGCACCACATGTCAACTCTCTCTATACTCAAATCAGAAATCGAGCATTAATTCAGTACTTTAGCCCGTATTTAAGCGCTGATATGAGGAGAATGGCTACAGCATTCAATAGAACTGTCTCCGCCCTTGAGAATGAGCTCATGCAGCTTATACTCGAAGGTCAAATCCAGGCACGCATCGACTCGCACAATAAa attTTGTATGCCAAAGACGTTGATCAGCGTAGTACGACATTTGAGAAGTCAATTAGCGTCGGCAAGGAGTACCAGCGACGTACTAGAATGCTCATCCTCAGAGCTGCGATGTTGAAGCATCGCATTCATGTGAAG GGTCAAGCACGTGACACGACGCAAGGCGGTGAGTTATCTGTGGCTCCAGGAAACAGTAGCATAGTATCAAGAAATTGA
- the LOC107222885 gene encoding COP9 signalosome complex subunit 1 isoform X1, with translation MPLPIHAEVFQQNAMEPMQVDAPTEDNDNTEEEPYIVENPTLDLEVYANSYTGLAKLYRLIYIADHCPTLRLEALKMAITYVMTTYNTGIYQTLHKKLQEAIGTPGLPDIAAQSTSQDIPAIDHMWLESKSKKAALKLEKFDTDLKNYKSNSIKESIRRGHDDLGDHYLDCGDLSNALKCYSRARDYCTSGKHVVNMCLNVIKVSVYLQNWSHVISYVTKAENTPDFSEVHGKDNNQAVITKLKIAAGLAELTTMKYKMAARHFLQASLDHCDCPELLSPGNVALYGGLCALATFERNELQKQVIFSSSFKLFLELEPQLRDIIFQFYNSKYASCLKLLDEIKDNILLDMYIAPHVNSLYTQIRNRALIQYFSPYLSADMRRMATAFNRTVSALENELMQLILEGQIQARIDSHNKILYAKDVDQRSTTFEKSISVGKEYQRRTRMLILRAAMLKHRIHVKGQARDTTQGGELSVAPGNSSIVSRN, from the exons ATGCCACTGCCGATACACGCTGAGGTGTTTCAG CAGAATGCAATGGAGCCAATGCAAGTTGACGCACCAACTGAAGACAATGACAATACAGAAGAGGAACCATACATTGTAGAAAATCCCACGCTG gatTTAGAAGTCTATGCGAACAGCTATACAGGACTAGCAAAACTGTACAGGTTGATCTATATCGCAGATCATTGTCCGACACTGCGGTTGGAAGCATTGAAAATGGCGATAACTTATGTGATGACAACATATAACACAGGAATCTATCAAACTCTGCATAAAAAGCTGCAGGAGGCAATCGGCACGCCTGGACTGCCTGATATAGCAGCACAGTCGACATCCCAAGACATACCGGCAATCGATCACATGTGGCTAGAGTCTAAGTCGAAGAAGGCGGCCCTGAAATTAGAGAAATTTGATACCGATCTAAAGAACTATAAGAGTAATTCAATCAAGGAAAGTATTAGGAGAGGTCACGACGATTTGGGTGACCATTACCTCGACTGTGGCGATCTCAGCAATGCGCTTAAGTGTTATTCGCGAGCACGCGACTATTGTACCAGTGGTAAACATGTCGTTAACATGTGCCTTAATGTCATCAAGGTATCTGTCTATCTTCAAAACTGGTCCCATGTCATCAGTTATGTTACCAAAGCTGAGAACACGCCTGACTTTTCCGAAGTTCACGGCAAGGACAACAATCAGGCTGTCATCACCAAACTTAAAATAGCTGCTGGACTCGCAGAGCTCACtacaatgaaatataaaatggCGGCGCGACACTTCCTCCAGGCTTCACTGGATCACTGCGACTGCCCTGAGCTCCTCTCTCCAGGCAATGTTGCTCTCTACGGAGGACTTTGTGCCCTTGCTACTTTCGAAAGAAACGAGCTTCAAAAGCAAGTCATATTTAGCAGCTCGTTCAAATTGTTCTTGGAGCTCGAACCTCAACTTAGAGATATTATCTTCCAGTTTTACAACTCAAAGTATGCCTCATGTTTGAAATTGTTGGATGAGATAAAGGACAACATTTTACTTGATATGTACATAGCACCACATGTCAACTCTCTCTATACTCAAATCAGAAATCGAGCATTAATTCAGTACTTTAGCCCGTATTTAAGCGCTGATATGAGGAGAATGGCTACAGCATTCAATAGAACTGTCTCCGCCCTTGAGAATGAGCTCATGCAGCTTATACTCGAAGGTCAAATCCAGGCACGCATCGACTCGCACAATAAa attTTGTATGCCAAAGACGTTGATCAGCGTAGTACGACATTTGAGAAGTCAATTAGCGTCGGCAAGGAGTACCAGCGACGTACTAGAATGCTCATCCTCAGAGCTGCGATGTTGAAGCATCGCATTCATGTGAAG GGTCAAGCACGTGACACGACGCAAGGCGGTGAGTTATCTGTGGCTCCAGGAAACAGTAGCATAGTATCAAGAAATTGA
- the LOC107222890 gene encoding ATP-dependent RNA helicase dbp2, which yields MGRYRSRSRERDRRRKSRSRSRSRSPRDRRGWGGPGGGGGGGGPGRDRAGGGGGGRGGRGQPGANLRKPRWDLSRLEPFKKDFYVPSDVVQHRDPRAVEQYRSDKEITLKGRNIPNPVFTFEEAGFPDYVLKEVKRLGFKEPTSIQAQGWPIALSGRDMVGIASTGSGKTLSYILPAIVHINSQPKLSRKDGPVALVLAPTRELAQQIQQVADDFGHSSGIRNTCLYGGAPKGAQARDLDGGVEIVIATPGRLLDFLESGRTNLKRCTYLVLDEADRMLDMGFEPQIRKIIEQIRPDRQTLMWSATWPKEVKNLAEDFLKDYTQINVGSLQLAANHNILQIIDVCQDYEKENKLSTLLKEIMAENENKTIVFIETKRRVDEITRKMKRDGWPAVCIHGDKTQQERDWVLQDFRSGKAPILVATDVAARGLDVEDVKFVINFDYPSCSEDYVHRIGRTGRRQKTGTAYTFFTPNNSNKANDLIQVLKEANQVINPKLLELTDSRGGGSGGGGGGGGIFGRHRGGRSRWRSKGGGSGAGGGGRGGRDRSFSRSRSRSRSRERNGRGGGRRSYSRSYSRSRSPVNNRTEVIGKSYWSSER from the exons atgggCCGTTATCGAAG CCGTAGCCGAGAAAGGGATAGGAGGCGCAAATCTCGCAGTCGGTCCCGGAGTCGGTCACCTAGAGATCGACGTGGCTGGGGGGGACCTggtggtggaggaggaggaggaggtccAGGACGCGACAGAGCGGGTGGTGGAGGTGGTGGCCGCGGAGGCAGAGGACAGCCTGGGGCTAATCTCAGAAAGCCACGCTGGGACTTAAGCCGTTTAGAACCATTCAAAAAGGACTTCTATGTGCCTAGTGATGTCGTACAACATAGGGATCCTCGTGCCGTCGAGCAGTACAGAAGTGACAAAGAAATCACCCTTAAAGGAAGAAACATACCTAATCCTGTATTCACCTTTGAAGAAGCGGGATTTCCTGATTATGTTCTGAAAGAAGTCAA GAGGCTTGGATTCAAGGAGCCGACATCAATTCAAGCCCAGGGATGGCCAATTGCTCTGAGTGGGCGGGACATGGTGGGAATAGCTTCAACTGGATCAGGAAAAACCTTGTCTTACATACTGCCCGCCATAGTACATATAAATAGCCAGCCTAAGCTAAGTCGCAAAGACGGTCCTGTAGCTTTAGTCTTGGCTCCGACACGAGAATTGGCTCAACAAATACAGCAGGTGGCTGACGACTTTGGTCATTCGTCAGGCATCAGGAATACATGTTTATATGGAGGTGCGCCGAAGGGTGCGCAGGCTAGGGATCTCGATGGGGGTGTAGAAATTGTGATCGCAACACCCGGTAGACTATTGGACTTTTTAGAATCCGGTCGAACAAACCTGAAAAGATGCACATATCTAGTACTGGACGAGGCTGATAGAATGCTTGACATGGGATTCGAGCCTCAAATTAGAAAAATCATAGAACAAATTAGACCTGATAGACAGACACTTATGTGGTCTGCAACATGGCCCAAAGAGGTAAAGAATCTGGCCGAAGACTTTCTTAAGGACTACACGCAAATAAACGTTGGGTCTCTTCAGCTTGCAGCTAATCACAATATCCTTCAAATTATCGACGTGTGTCAAGATTACGAAAAGGAAAACAA aCTTAGCACATTGTTGAAAGAGATAATGGCTGAGAATGAGAACAAAACGATAGTTTTTATTGAAACTAAACGCAGAGTGGACGAGATAACTAGAAAAATGAAGCGTGACGGCTGGCCTGCAGTCTGTATACATGGGGACAAAACGCAACAAGAAAGAGACTGGGTTTTACAAG ATTTTCGATCTGGCAAAGCACCGATACTAGTAGCCACTGATGTAGCAGCACGAGGTCTTG ACGTGGAAGACGTTAAGTTTGTCATCAATTTTGACTACCCTTCGTGTTCCGAGGACTACGTCCACAGAATCGGCCGAACAGGTCGAAGGCAGAAGACTGGAACTGCCTACACCTTTTTCACTCCAAACAACTCAAACAAAGCAAACGATTTGATTCAAGTATTGAAAGAAGCTAATCAAGTTATAAATCCTAAACTACTGGAACTCACTGATAGCAGAGGTGGTGgtagcggcggcggcggcggcggcggcggtatATTTGGAAGGCATAGAG GAGGAAGAAGCAGATGGCGTTCTAAGGGTGGAGGAAGTGgagcaggaggaggagggagaGGTGGAAGAGATCGCAGTTTCTCCAGGAGTCGAAGTCGCAGTCGTAGTCGTGAGCGCAATGGTCGAGGAGGAGGTCGTCGGAGCTACAGCCGAAGCTACTCCCGCAGTCGCAGCCCCGTAAACAATCGCACAG AAGTTATTGGAAAGAGTTACTGGAGCAGCGAAAGATGA
- the LOC107222891 gene encoding DEAD-box ATP-dependent RNA helicase 20: protein MYGNGYSNQTSYRPRTDREYGNRTGGGTYWNSQQQPHGDMGGLKQNQKKAPGDLLKKPNWDLNSLQPIIKNLYVPHANVVSRSPDEVNKYHIGKEITVKGNNTPFPIQAFEEGNFPDYVMEEIRKQGFKEPTAIQSQGWPIALSGRDMVGIAQTGSGKTLAYVLPATVHINNQPRLGRGEGPIVLILAPTRELAQQIQSVARDFGSSSCIRNTCIFGGSPKGPQARDLERGVEICIATPGRLIDFLEKGTTNLRRCTYLVLDEADRMLDMGFEPQIRKIIEQIRPDRQVLMWSATWPKEVQALAEDFLSDYIQINIGSLTLAANHNIRQIIEICQEHEKETKLSSLLREIGADRGNKTIIFVETKKKVDDITKAIKREGWSAIAIHGDKSQPERDYVLSEFRNGKTAILVATDVAARGLDVEDVKYVVNFDYPNSSEDYIHRIGRTGRCESAGTAYAYFTPNNARQAKELVSVLEEAGQPINPQLSEMANSQRNQFGKGRQRWNTVRPTKDSSSGGPGSPRNIGSPNANNWQNNQQNGIQDRSTPRQQNGYQNNRQTNYHSNQNSYQPRQPNSYQNGYQNGNNAGGYQGNFHNQNGGTPRYQGRGGYQGNRYNSRQNGFNGNQNGQGMYSMPPPFMMPPGSHTDAGIQSLVNNKFFQTNRPPPGTNPCAYQSMGYGQFQPVSPYGYPYPPTPVQQ, encoded by the exons ATGTACGGCAACGGATATTCCAATCAAACATC TTACAGACCTAGGACAGACAGAGAATATGGCAACCGCACAGGTGGAGGCACATACTGGAACAGCCAACAACAGCCTCACGGAGACATGGGCGGGCTCAAGCAAAACCAAAAGAAAGCACCTGGTGATCTCTTGAAGAAACCAAACTGGGACTTGAACTCTCTCCAACCAATAATTAAGAACTTATATGTCCCTCATGCAAATGTCGTCAGCCGTTCTCCGGACGAAGTAAACAAGTACCATATTGGAAAAGAAATCACTGTCAAGGGAAACAACACTCCTTTCCCAATCCAAGCCTTCGAAGAAGGAAATTTCCCGGACTATGTGATGGAGGAAATTAGAAAACAGGGATTCAAAGAACCTACTGCTATCCAGTCACAAGGATGGCCCATTGCTCTCAGCGGTCGTGATATGGTCGGCATCGCCCAAACTGGATCCGGCAAAACTTTGGCT TACGTGCTTCCGGCCACTGTGCATATCAACAATCAGCCGCGACTAGGGCGAGGAGAGGGACCTATCGTTCTCATCTTGGCGCCAACCAGAGAACTTGCGCAGCAAATCCAGAGTGTAGCTCGAGACTTTGGATCCTCCTCATGCATTCGTAACACTTGTATCTTCGGAGGGTCTCCGAAAGGACCACAGGCTCGAGATCTAGAGCGTGGTGTTGAAATTTGCATAGCCACGCCTGGACGTCTGATTGATTTTCTTGAAAAGGGTACAACTAATCTACGCAGATGCACGTACTTAGTCCTGGATGAAGCAGACAGGATGTTAGATATGGGATTTGAACCTCAGATCAGGAAAATTATCGAACAAATCAGACCCGACAGACAAGTTCTGATGTGGTCAGCTACCTGGCCCAAAGAAGTTCAAGCTTTGGCCGAAGATTTTCTCAGTGATTACATTCAGATCAATATTGGTTCCCTGACTTTGGCTGCCAACCATAATATAcgtcaaataattgaaatatgcCAAGAGCATGAGAAGGAAACAAAGCTCTCTTCCCTCTTGAGAGAGATTGGAGCAGACCGCGGTAACAAAACGATAATATTTGTTGAAACTAAGAAGAAGGTGGATGACATAACAAAGGCAATAAAACGCGAAGGATGGTCAGCAATTGCAATACATGGAGATAAGTCTCAGCCAGAAAGAGATTACGTTCTGTCAGAGTTTAGAAATGGAAAGACGGCTATACTGGTTGCCACTGATGTAGCTGCGCGAGGACTGGACGTTGAGGATGTAAAATATGTAGTGAATTTCGACTACCCAAATAGTTCCGAGGACTACATCCACAGGATAGGCAGAACAGGGCGTTGCGAAAGTGCTGGTACAGCTTATGCATATTTCACACCAAACAACGCGAGACAGGCTAAGGAATTGGTCTCCGTCCTAGAAGAGGCTGGCCAACCGATCAATCCTCAATTATCAGAGATGGCAAACTCGCAGAGAAATCAATTTGGCAAAGGCCGTCAACGATGGAACACCGTCCGACCCACCAAGGACAGTAGCAGCGGGGGTCCCGGGAGCCCACGAAATATTGGCAGTCCCAACGCAAACAACTGGCAAAATAATCAGCAGAATGGTATTCAAGACAGGTCGACCCCGCGGCAACAGAATGGCTACCAAAACAATCGGCAAACAAATTATCACAGTAATCAGAACAGCTATCAACCAAGGCAGCCGAATAGTTATCAAAACGGATATCAGAATGGTAATAATGCAGGTGGATACCAAGGCAATTTCCACAATCAGAATGGAGGTACACCTAGGTATCAAGGACGCGGTGGATACCAAGGGAATAGGTACAACAGTAGACAGAATGGGTTCAATGGCAACCAAAATGGGCAGGGCATGTACTCTATGCCTCCTCCGTTCATGATGCCACCAGGCAGTCATACAGATGCAGGCATCCAAAGCCTGGTAAACAACAAGTTCTTCCAGACCAACAGGCCACCACCAGGAACTAACCCGTGTGCTTATCAATCAATGGGTTATGGCCAGTTTCAACCAGTCTCACCATACGGCTACCCTTACCCACCAACCCCAGTGCAGCAGTGA